A region from the Misgurnus anguillicaudatus chromosome 7, ASM2758022v2, whole genome shotgun sequence genome encodes:
- the plaat1l gene encoding phospholipase A and acyltransferase 1, producing the protein MGLHISRPKLYPGDILEFPGNKYFSHFGVYYGERDGVPYVAHLTIRDSDTKLLLFGRALNSAVKLDPLDTLGKKYKVRNYLDEKHPPRDFYSHIKPEIDEIMTKPVTFDILFNNSEHQATMLRYGVKKSEQIEKVYSMIVPTWKQLFEKKMV; encoded by the exons aTGGGCCTG CATATCTCTCGCCCCAAGCTTTACCCCGGTGATATCCTTGAGTTTCCTGGCAACaagtatttttctcattttggagTTTACTACGGTGAAAGGGACGGGGTGCCTTACGTAGCCCATTTGACAATTCGAG ATTCAGACACCAAACTCTTACTATTCGGCCGAGCTTTAAATTCTGCAGTGAAGTTAGACCCGCTTGATACGCTGGGAAAGAAATACAAGGTGAGAAATTACTTGGATGAAAAGCACCCGCCACGAGATTTCTACTCTCACATTAAACCAGAGATTGATGAAATCATGACGAAACCCGTCACATTTGACATCCTGTTTAACAACAGTGAACATCAGGCCACAATGTTACGATATGGGGTCAAAAAGTCAGAGCAG ATTGAGAAAGTCTATTCCATGATTGTTCCCACCTGGAAACAATTATTTGAGAAGAAAATGGTTTGA